The sequence below is a genomic window from Streptomyces sp. NBC_00582.
TGCGCGACGCCGCCGATCCAGCCTGGTCCCAGGCCGAGCGCGAGGACTACCACTCCGAACTCGCCGTCATGCGCACCCCCGCCATGGACAGCGTGTTCACCGCGGTGCGCCGGCTGCTGCTGGTCAACCGCCGCCAGCAGGCCGGCGCCCGCCGCGGTTTGATCATCTCTGGTCCGGCCACGACGGGTAAGACCACGACGATGATGGCACTGGGGCGTTCCTTCCATCTGGCTGACGCTCGCCAGCACCCAGGACAGGCAGAGCGCAGGCCTGTGCTGTTCATCAGCGTGCCGCCGGCCGCCACCCCGAAGATGCTCGTCAGCGAGTTCGCCCGGTTCCTCGGCATGCCCATCACCGACCGCCTCAACCAGACCCAGATCACTGGCGCCGTATGCGACCTGTTGTGTGAGCTGGGCACCCAGCTGGTCCTCATCGACGACGTCCACCTCCTGGACACCCAGCGGCGCGCCGGAGCTGAGACCTCCGATCAGCTGAAGTACCTCGGCGAACGCATCCCGGCCACCTTCGTGTACTCCGCGATCGA
It includes:
- a CDS encoding ATP-binding protein, with translation MVSPLVSNDAAGFAPLAPPTVWQGWDAFVRRAPAPLRDAADPAWSQAEREDYHSELAVMRTPAMDSVFTAVRRLLLVNRRQQAGARRGLIISGPATTGKTTTMMALGRSFHLADARQHPGQAERRPVLFISVPPAATPKMLVSEFARFLGMPITDRLNQTQITGAVCDLLCELGTQLVLIDDVHLLDTQRRAGAETSDQLKYLGERIPATFVYSAIDIETSSLLSGVRGAQIAGRFKIFRHRPLAYATEQDRAVWDDLVRAMEDLLRLRAHRPGILVKHAAYLHARTAGRIGSLSHLIREAALIALTEGAERITKQLLSEVELDAAAEAQARPHRPRRA